The following proteins are encoded in a genomic region of Neisseria perflava:
- the rpsJ gene encoding 30S ribosomal protein S10: MANQKIRIRLKAYDYSLIDRSAQEIVETAKRTGAVVKGPIPLPTKIERFNILRSPHVNKTSREQLEIRTHLRLMDIVDWTDKTTDALMKLDLPAGVDVEIKVQ, translated from the coding sequence ATGGCAAACCAAAAAATCCGTATCCGCCTGAAAGCTTATGATTACAGTCTGATTGACCGTTCTGCGCAAGAAATCGTTGAAACTGCCAAACGTACTGGCGCTGTTGTTAAAGGTCCGATTCCTTTGCCAACTAAAATCGAACGTTTCAACATCTTGCGTTCTCCTCACGTGAACAAAACTTCTCGTGAACAATTGGAAATCCGTACCCACTTGCGTCTGATGGACATCGTGGACTGGACTGACAAAACTACTGATGCACTGATGAAACTGGATCTTCCAGCGGGTGTGGATGTAGAAATTAAAGTTCAATAA